The Saccharolobus shibatae B12 genomic interval GTAAAAATCTTTCAAAGAGACCCTACTATTATGATGAAAATCAGTTAGCATATTATCACAATCTAGTCAACAATTCCCACATTTCTATAAATTAAGTTGACTGTTATATCAAACTAATGGTAATTATCTCTTGATAAATTGCATTTTAAAATACCTTACTTAAACAGATGAAAATAGCTACTTCTTATCAGATCTTGTTCTACTCACTATTTTGGTAAATCCCTCTTCGAAGGTCTCCTTTAACTTATGTAAAGTTATTGACCACTCATTATCCTTTGTGAAGTGCTCATAAGGTATGGAAGCTGCTAATACGTACTTGTGAGGCGGTGATAATGGGTGAAGATAGATTTCATGAATGAATTTGTACTGAAAAGCTAAGGAGTTCACGAATTCTATTATTGGATATAACATATGCCTTTGACCTACAATAATCGCGTAAATCTTGTCGTTGTGCAAATAAGATACTCTTAAAAGCGTCACAATCCTACTCAACTCCCTAACAATATCCTCGTTAATGTCATTTACGACTAGCGTCATTCTGAAATCTAGATTGCCTAAATAAGTGAAGAATGCGTCAACCAAACCCTTACCAACAACGTGATTAAAATAATGATCTACCACTTCATCTGTTGAAATATCCAAAGACTTAGCGATCTCATCCCATGACCTCAAAGGATCCGCTTGTTTCTTTCCCAGTGTATAAAGGTCAATCCAGTCTGGTTTAAAATCATCTGTCAGATCAGGTAACTGAAACGGTTCTCTAGGCTTATCCAATATGACCTTTTCAAAGGTTAAAGTATCGAAATTAAACGTTGAGTAATCAACTGGGTAAACCTCCCTCTTATACTCCAAGTAAGTCTTATAGTCACTAACTAGTTGCCTCTCGTTCATCAACTCCAAAATTTGAACAAAATCCCACCTACCCTTAAGATATACAATGTCTAGAATTATAGTATTGTTCCTCAAAGCATCTCTTAATGACGCCATTATCAAACCATCAAGTAAATAGTAGAAATCTTTAGTTCCAAGGCTGAAATCCTTCAATTTAATGATGGTGTGAAAGAGTGATAAGCCTAGGGAGGAAAACCTCGGTGTTGGAGCTACTAGTACCTTAAGCTTTGAAAGTACATCCTTCACGTTTTCTACCCCAGTTAATTCACTCAATAACTCGTAATTGTGATCACCAAACCTCTGAACGTAATATAAAAGTTTTGCCAATTTTGTTGAATCAGTCATAGATATAATAGATGTAGTTTATACATAAAAAGTAATTGTTCAAAATGTTAAAAGTGTTCAATATCACTCTTTTTATGTGTAGAAAGTTCTGATTATAAAAAGGCGTTGGTTGGACATTAATATCGTTATGGGTAATAGAAGACTTCTCGTTAAAAGGAAGCTCTTCTCTTGAGACTCTTGTGGAAAGAGAAGTTCATTTTATTAGCTTGATAAGCAAAAACATTTTTAGTAGTTTACTGATGTTCCATGGCATTTTCATTGCTCTTTTTTTCTAGAGGAAATTAGAAGTAATTAATATCGTTTATAGATGACAACAACTTACTTTCAAATCTATCTTTACAACTAAATGCCGAGTAGCTCTTTACTTACCATAAGGTTCAAGTGTTTATATACTGCCTTTGAATCGAGGACTATTCTTCTGAGGAATTTACAGCTTAGATCTTTCACTTAATATTCTGTTCAACTCTTTCTCGAAGTTGTCCTTTAATTCGCGTAAAGTTATTGACCACTTGTTATCTTTTGTGAAGTGTTCGTAAGGTATCGATGAGGATATTACATATCTCATGGGTGGGGATAAGGGGTGAACGTAAACTTCGTAAGCGAAGTTGTATTTAGAAGATAAAGAGTTGATGAAATCCAAAATTGAAACTAACATGTGATTTTGCCCAACAATAAACGCATAAATCTTATCGTTATGTAAATAAGATATTCTTAAAAGCGTAACAATCCTACTCAATTCCCTAGCAATCTCCTCATTAGTATCGTTTACGATCAACGACATTCTAAAGTCAGTCTTACCTAAATAAGTGTAAAACGCATCAACCAAACCCTTACCAACAACGTGATTAAAATAATGATCTACCACTTCATCTGTTGAAATATCCAAAGACTTAGCGATCTCGTCCCAATTCATTAGAGGGTCTTCTTGTTTCTTACCCAGTGTATAAAGGTCAATCCAGTCTGGTTTAAAACCATCAGTCAGATCAAGTAATTGGAAAGGCTCCCTAGGCTTATCCAGTATAGCCCTTTCGAAAGTCAAAGTCTCAAAATTGAACGTTGAGTAATCAACTGGGTAAACCTCTTTCTTATACTCCAAGTAAGTCTTATAATTACCAATTAACCCCCTCTCGTTCATCATCTCTAAAATTTGAACAAAATCCCACCTACCCCTAGGAAAAACAACATCCAGAACTATCGTATCACTGGTTAAAACGTCCTTTAATGAGGCCATTATCATACCGTCAAGTAGGTAATAGAAGTCTAAGGGTTGAAGTTTAGAATCCTTTGACAGTTTGATAGTAGTATGAAAGAGTGATAATCCTAAAGAATGAAATTTGGGAGACGGAATAACCAACACTTTAAGATTAGATAAGACATTCCCAACGTTTTCTATCCCAGTTAACTCACTCAATAACTCATAATTATGGTCACCAAACCTCTGAACATAATGCAATAATCTCGCAAGCTTTTGTACAACAGTGGAATCAATCATACTCAACATAATAAGTAGTGAGAACACATAAAAATAGTATCTTCAAAATTCTAAAAAGAGTTTAACATGCCTAATAAGTACCTGGTGCTTTTGATATCCCAGCATGTGTTACATGTAGTGCTGCTAGGATTAATGGTAGGGAAGCTGCTGCTATTATTATTGAATACCTTACTACTTGACTTGAGGCTAACGTGTACATGCTTACTTTCATTTTTCCTCATGATCACGAATTGCCATAATACTCATAAACGTAACTATTCTATGGGAAATTAAAATACAAAAGTGGTGAAAGTTAATTAAAAACTAAACAATAAAAGTTTACAGTGAATCACCAGTTCTAATTGAAAACTTTTCGAGATAGTCGAAAGGATAGTAGGGGGGTATTATGATAATTTTATTTGACAAAACTTCATGGTGTTATAGGTTCATTTCATCACACTCAGTATTAAGCGTTTTCCAACCGATCTAGGAATTGGGCTAATTTTCATGATCTCTCTTTTAAGTTTCCTTTCTTGTCTACAATTTACCAAGATGGCTAAAACTACTTGTTGTTTATTTCCTCGTTTAGTTTTCTTTGGACTTCGCTAATGATGTCGTGTAGGCTTATCACCTCATATCTGACTTTCAAGTTCTTTATTGCATCCCTTACTTTCCTCTCCCTCTCCGTAAGTGAAGTGCTTTTTCCACTTTTTATTTCGAAGAATATTATTTCTGGATCAATATTTTGGTCATCCGATAAACCTTTAAACGCTATGTAGTCCACTGGTGTACCTAGGTGTCGGAAGTCCTTAGGGTTTACGTTATATCTCTCTGCGATAAGTAATGGTGCGAATTCCTCGCCAATCCTACCCAGTAAAGTGTTGATTGACCTCTGGATTGCGTCCTTTCTTATAGTATCCTCGTTTTGTTGTTTCCATTGCTCGAGTTTAGCATCATATTCTTTTTTAATTGCCTCCTCCATTTGCTGTCGCAACTGTTGGGAGTATTGTTGTACCCATTGGTTGAAGGTTTGTTGTCCCATCTCCTGTGCTTTTGTTTTCAAATCGACAATTTGTTTGTTCAGTTTGGACACTTTCCTAGCATAATATACTATAATCATTATTAGAACGAATATGAGGAGAATGTCAAGAACTGACACCATATTATTATCTCTATCTATAGAGGGTTTTAAATCTTTTTAATGATCTCATTAAGGGATGAATATGAAAGCGCCTCTTCAAGTTATAGGGTTTGAGGACTCCATACTTCTTCACTACTCCATTTGAATGGGTTTGTCCTCGTTTTGATTTGAGGGTTTTTATCAACATTAGTAATTTCGGTAGTTAGAAGATCTGATCACTTTAATTTCAAGGTTTTTTATCTATCTCGTCATTAGGGTTTGGCTTACATCATTTATCAGCTTTTATAAGATCGATTAAAAACTACCTCTGTTTAGTTTGACAGCATATGCTTTGTCATGGCAGTATAGGATCGTTTATAGGCCTTCAATCTACGAAAATAAATAGTGTAGATTTATGGATGTAAAAGGGGATTACTCAATAAAACATATGAAGAGTCTTCTAATCATATATAACAAAAAGAAGCTAACGCTAATTTCACGTCATGTGAAAAATATTAGAAAAAGCAATATGATATTTCTTTAGCACTACAGAGTTGCTATATTTAATTCGTATTGTTAATCAGATGTTTATTAGCGTAGAAGTGAAAACTACACCAGTAGTTTTTAGTGTCATATGAAAAGATAGATAATGAATATATGCCAACAATTATGAAAGGGTTGTATTTTAGATGGCTGATGAGATAAAACTTTTATTTTCATGCCATCCATCGCTGCTTTTATCAATAAAGTGTAATCACCAAGAGTTCTAACGTACATTCCCCTCTTTTCTCCATTATCTAAAAATTTAAACTAGAATTGAAATAAACGAGATTAGGTGAATAAAAGGTATGCATTAAGTATGGATTACACTGGGAATTATCATCATATTTCAGTATGGGAGCATCATTTTTCTGAGATAAACGATAATATTGGTCAAATTGAGCCAGATCGGTATTATTCAAATATATATATTGTAATATTTACTGCTAATAAAACAATCACGTGTTAAGAAGGTTAAAAATATAGAATTAATTTCACGCGATCAAGAAGGGGAACATAGTGCTAGCTGAGGTTAAAGAAAAACAACACCTCAGCTTG includes:
- a CDS encoding Holliday junction resolvase-like protein → MVSVLDILLIFVLIMIIVYYARKVSKLNKQIVDLKTKAQEMGQQTFNQWVQQYSQQLRQQMEEAIKKEYDAKLEQWKQQNEDTIRKDAIQRSINTLLGRIGEEFAPLLIAERYNVNPKDFRHLGTPVDYIAFKGLSDDQNIDPEIIFFEIKSGKSTSLTERERKVRDAIKNLKVRYEVISLHDIISEVQRKLNEEINNK